The genomic DNA GGGTGTTTTGTGTTGATGTTGCAGGATCTGAGGTGAAAAATAGAATTATAACTGAAACcacaatccgtgtatcatttgtttgttcgtttgtttttcattatgtaacaaaaacatcaaaaatgaaaaaaaaaaaaaacactcattttttgatatttgtttccaaaaccaaaatgaaaaaaatggaaaacgccttgtttttcaagttcaagctcttttgcttcggtatagaaaacaaaaaacggaaaacgaacacctttattcgtttaaTGTAATAAGGCCTTATTATGATGCTTATTAGCACAGAGGTGGCTTATTACATGTAGTGTCAGTGTGTTAATAAAaccattaataaatatattaagcTTTTTATTAActtatgtataaacttaatGATGTTAATAAGCATTTGATGAGGCATGTATgagagattattattattattattattattattattattataataataataataataataataataaattatatatatataattttattattattaagactcCACATGAGGAAAGTGTCCCACCTCTGCTTTGAATGCGGAGACTTGCTCAAAAATAAACACCTCCAGAAGTTCCAGAATGTTCATATCATTTTCAAGTtcattgtaatattttcaaatcATTGTggcttttatatttttgattttttacatacagtatattacatgACATTGTACAGTGTAATAgctatttttcaataaaatgagtgttgtaaaatttaaaaatgacactTTCCCTGTTCTTTGAAACATTTATGAAGGACTAATCatcttaaatatatttaaatattttgaataggtttgtattttttatttttttaaatggtggaAATACTTGCTACAAGGGGATTctggttatatatatatatatatatatatatatatatatatatatatatttttttttgataaatgtgACTTTAATCGTTGTGTTTGTTGGGTTTTGATAACTGGACCATTATAGAGCATTATAAGGAGTCtagatctatatatatatactgtatatatatatatatatatatatctagaTGAGCATGAAGCTGGAGTATTcaggaaaaataattttaaacttatgggagaacatgcaacatgcaaactgcacacAGTCAAACCATACAACACTGTACTGTCAGGGTTAAAcagagttttagttttttttttactatgaatTCCTGAGTCCTAAACCCACACTGGACCAAAGACAGTGAGGCTGTGATGGGTCGGCTAAGAGGGAGGAGCTAAGGAAGAATGAAAGGGTTCACACAGAGTCTGCAACTAGACAACAGAGGAGCAGAGTTAGTGTCTATAGGTTAACCAACAACGCTGCCACAAACCAGAACTGACCGAGAAGATTCAAACCCAAGGTGTGAAAGCTGTTTGGACCAAAGAGGCCTGAGATCCAACCAAAGGAAAGGAAATGCAGTGAGAAAACCAAGTGATGGATGCTGAAGCAGGCGTCAGACGGGCCAGAATAATCAGGTACAACACCGTCATCATCTCTAGTGTTGATATATAACAGGAGGACTatagtaatgtgtgtttttattcactttttgaattcaatctaaatctacagTTATGTATTGTTTGTTGCTCAGgctataaaatgtattttattaatatttaaatgcaCAAATAAAAGTTTTGAATGTGTTCAGAAAGACTTATTTCATTCTTatgccttgtgtgtgtgtgtgtgtgtgtgtgtgtgtgtgtgtgtgtgtgtgtgtgtgtgtgtgtgtgtgtgtgtgtgtgtgtgtgtgtgtgtgtgtgcgtgtgtgtccatAAACGTCACTGTGTTGCTGATTAGACTTATCTGTATTTCGATGGCTTTGAAAAGCACAAACCTGTGGGTGGAATGCAAATGTTTTGGTTTATGGGAGCGAGAGACATTTCAACATGTCTCTGTGTGCAGACTTCACATGATGCTCCAGTCCTCGGGGCGTCACAAAGCACACACTGTGCCCTCCACAGACCCTGCGTTTGTCCTCCATCTCCTTCCCTCTTTAGCATTTAAAGTCTTTCTCTCACTCCAAGTCAACCCCACTGATTAGGGACGAGATTTTCCAAATACTTCACGACACCCACTTAAAACCCCAGTGGCCATGATGTTGTTAGTCTCTGCTCTTCATCTCTTACAAGGACTCTATTGTTGTCCTGTTTAGCTGCTGCTGTCCCACTAATAGATGTTAATGGTTGATACCAACATTGTCTGTTCACGACCAAACCATGACAAACCTCTGGGCCACCCACGAGTGCTTGTGAAGAGCTTCAtgtgacgtttttgtcttttttctcatGATGATTTATCTTCAAGTTCATCTTTTGCAGTTTGCCTGACATCAATAAAAAACCTATGTTGAAATTCGATCAAGGTTAGCGTAAAATGTCTGAGGTCGACTCTAACACTGAGCAAAAGTGCATCAAACAATGAAACTCAAAGAGGATATAGTATTGAATATGTGTACTGTGTATGAACGTAGGGGATTACTATGTTCATCAACAGTCAGCGTtatgaataatgaccaatctgaagcATTagtacaagaaacaacaaaagctttgtgtgttttctctgttgttctttgtgtttttgtcattttgtgtgttattgttgctgttttgtacatttttttgtcattctgtatgtatttgtttttctttatgaaactgtgtatttttgttgttgtttttcaagtctttcatacatttttgtaatttattttattggcatttttttttttttaaatcagtatttttgtagtttttggaGAACTTCTGTACATTACCTTTAGGGACCACATAAAAAATAGttgttctttgtgtattttccacaattttgtaatttttttggagctagtttgtgtgtttctgctattttattgtgaaatttgtgtgattttagagTCACTTTGCACAGCTACTTTGGATaaagcataaaattagaccaagggttAGTGCTGAAATGTCTGAGGTCGACTCTAACACTGAGCAAAAGTGCATCAAACAATGAAACTCAAAGAGGTAATAGTATTGAATATGTGTACTGTGTATGAATGTAGAGAATACAATGTTCATCAACAGTCAGCGTtatgaataatgaccaatctgaagcATTAGTACAAGAAACAActaaaggtttgtgtgttttctttgttgttttttgtgtttttgtcattttgtatgttattgttgctgttttgtacatttttctgtcattctgaatatatttgttattctgtgtttaatgagtgtctatttttgttcttgcttttcattttttgagatattatatcatttttttttatcagttatAAGCAGtttttgagacattttataCATTCAATTTGGGGACCAcataaaaattgttgtgattttgtgtacttttgttgtcctttgtggatttttctgcgattgtgtacatttttggagttattttgtgtgtttctgctattttattgtgactttttctttgattttgtgtgattttggagtcacattgaacatttactttaggggatgcaaaaaataaaccaaGGGCCTCAAGATACGCATGTCTGCTATATTTAATATGATTTAATATGACTCAAAACAAAgcatcatttgaaaaaaaatacaaaatatataaataaatattgaaatattatttttttatttatttatttattttaatagatTGAGTCATTATTGCATCCCAGgtcattattttatgtttgtataataataataataataataataataataataataatataaacataaatataaatataataaatacagaTAGACATTAgctgtaaataattaaaatccaaaataaaataaataaataaaatctgagCAAtctaaaggtttaaaaaaaaacactgaaaacaaataataatttgaaaaataaataaatacaaaatatataaataatataatttaattgtttgttttttatcttaGGTCATAattcgtctcctttttcggcatgtacaaaaaagaaaaaaaaaaatgtaaaaaaaaaaaaaaaaagtgaatgtaaccatgtcggaaataaactgaataaataaaataaaaaataaatatgtttatgcaataaataaaaaatattacaatgtaagtaagtatatatatatatatatatatatatataaatatatatataaaaaacactaaaatcaaagcATAATTTGAATATATATGCCCAAAATACCTTCTCCATTTCACTTTCTCTCGACAGTTGACTTCTCTCTCTCATAGCGTTTCAGGATTGGCCTTtacccttcacacacacacacacacacacacacacacacacgcacacacacacacacacacacacacacacacacagctgtcacCTGTCAGTTTTGTAGTAGCCGTTTCCTGGTGTAGCTCAGAATAGCTTAGTGGGAAAGTTGCTGAAAGTAAAAGAGCAGAACATCGTGTGGGATAATGAACAGATGACCACGAGAAATAATCTCGGCCGCAGTGGAATGTGGTGAGTGTGAATGACTGTTGATGGAAGGTAAGGCCTGTTTGTCCAGAGAAAGTATAGGATGGTCTCAGGTTTTAGCCACGATGACCTTTACAGCTTCATTTAAAGGTTTCTATAAGGAGATGTTGATTTGCTCGGTTAAAGGGTCATTGACAAGTTAAATTTGAGGTGATATTGAATTATATCTATGACTTTGTGTGAGTGTTTATCTCACAGCTTCATGAATGCAACCATCCCACTTGTTCCtgcatttctgatgtttttttgtctgttttcgtCCTTCAGAATGGAGGATCAGGACAGAGTCAGCCAAGCTTCCAGCGTGGCCACCATTTCCTACTTTCCTGTCAATAAGGTTTGATTTAATGCGTGCACGTCTCTTATTATGCAAAAACATGTTCACTGGATGGGAAATActtgttatatatatttgtgtgtctttgtgtgatGACAGCAAAGCGATGGAAAGCTGCAAACATTTGGAAAGAGATGTCAGTCCGCTAAGAGAGACCCAAACTGCCCGGTGATCATTCGAGGATGGCtgaacaaaaaagtaaattcttgttattttattttgcaaatattgCCTAAAAAGAATGGTgtacattatatatttttttccaggACAGTGCTGGTTTGAAGCTGTGGAAGAGAAGGTGGTTTGTCCTCTCCAACTACTGTTTGTTTTACTACAAAGGTAGATTAAAACTACTGCAGCCATGcataaaaaaaacctgtcatACTGTCTGTATTCTGTTATTGGCTTTTTTGTCGTGTTTTCACAGACAGCAGAGAAGAATCAGTGATGGGTAGCATCCCGTTGCCGAGCTACAAAATCCTCTTCTGTACGCCACGAGAATGCAGGAACAGGAAGTTCACCTTCAAGGTAACACAAATGCAGccaaataacacacacagtgcaataaaacaatacaagtaGCAGCAGAAGGAGTTTAATTATGCatatagtgcaaaaaaaaaaaaagaaaaatggagaTTTTGATTCAAAACTGTATGTTAAAATTAATGCTAAAAGTTCAGGATAGATACACATGCcaaaatgcttttattgtgtgttatgttatgttagaatcagaatcaaaatctgtttttattgctattatGTGAATATGCGTAGGCTTTTATACACAGAACAAAATTGTGGTCAGAAGTCTTGgcttttaccaaaaaaaaaaagaaggggaAAAAAGCATAAATGGtcagaaagaaaatgaaatgaaataccAAACAGAAAGGCAAGAATAGCACGTTTCAAACACAAGACAATTCAATGTGcgtttacatgattaaaaagatttaacagtttgaaaatcaataacaacatttcaaatcagcagtaaagacattaaatcaacaattatgtgattaaaaatctccctcccaatcatacgcagtagagaaaaaacataaacacaagtaagaaaatatatacacatctgaaaaaacatctgaaaaaagTATAGCAAGTTGTGTGATACAGAAGGAAAACTTATATTTTGGATCTCTATGTTGTACGAACGATGTATTTCAATTATACAAACGTGATGTTACATTGTTTGATGCATGGAAATGATCACCAGTCCATATGTCTAATGGATTGTATCACCATCATTGTGTAAAACTAGGTGGTGCACCAGGGAATGCGCTCCTACTTCTTCAGCGCTGACACTCAGGAGGACATGTTGGGATGGGTTCGAGCCCTCAGTCAGTGTGCTGCTATGGAGCTGGACAGCGCCTTAAACCGGTGGGCTCCACCTCTGTCAATCTCTCACTTAAACTATACGTCTTTGCACTAAATCAGACAATCTGTGGTCCATTTCTTATCCTTTTAGGCGCTGCTCAAGTTACCAGGATTTCACACATTTAGGTGACAGCAGTGAATCAGTGGACTTTCCTAAATCCCCCTCTGATGAAGCAGGGCTTTCCCAGAGGAGGAGAAACGTCAGCAGGACTGTGAGCGAGCCGAATCAGCTCAGTGGAGGGAGGATGGGGATCATGCAGAAGGAGAGACGAAGTGTGCGGCAGAGGAACAGCAGGTTGTTCTACCTTTTTAGAGCCAGGGTATATCTTTTCATTGAACAAAATCCCAAGGCACACTtcgtagcctatattaacaatagaGGGGGTTCTGtgaccataccagcctgtcattgcccaatctctttagatctctgaagctaagcaggtctggttactagttggatggagaccactgagaattccaggtgccacagtggggtggcagtcgtttcagtggtatctgtcattgtgtccctgggcaaggcacttcacccacattgcctagtatgaatgtagtgtgtgagtgagtgagtgttggtggtggtcggaggggcctatggcgcactatggcagccttgcttctgtcagtctgccccagggcagctgtggctacaatagtagcttaccaccaatAAGTGTGGAGTATAAGAATATtgtcttaattctgtaaagcgccttgagtgtctatgataaagcgctatataaaatccaatgtattattattattattattttcacctATGTCATGTTGTGGGCAGTAACCTGGATGCGctgccatattggaggcactcggAGGTAAACACTGCAATAGATAAATgtccaaaaccacagaaaagctcctcaaaatgcgttATAGATGagaaggcatacagggaaggacttggtcaccatatttggaaaagttatggtttattggtgtatttttaccagatttttatgaataaaatgcTAATGAGACTCAGACTCGTGGAACAGGGAGGGTTAACAGGGTCTCCTCTCtgctctgacctgcagctgTGGTCGGGGGTTGTTGTGAAGCTGACAGGCTGTCTGTGCTCACAGCAGTTCAACGGCATATTTACACACAATAAATACTTAggttttaaaaatgcttttttgaCCAATTCAgtgaaattgaataatttccTAAAGGACACCTGATGCAAGCGTGCCGCCTCACTACGGTTACTTAATTCAGACATTCCTCCACAGTGTATCatattattcttctttttttctgttttcacagCCCATCAAACATCACACCAAGCCCCTCTGGCAGTGGCGCCCCCGTCAAAAACCCACCTTTAGATAAAGACGTGTTGGTGCCAGGGTCGTTGGTTTCAAGGGGTCAGCTGGGATCACGGTCTCACACACCTGTGGGCCGGGTCGACATTCGACCCAACGATGAGCCGCTCATGCTGGGTCAGACTCTTTACTTCGCACCTGCCTCCCCTCAGCTGGAGTTTAAATCCACTCCCACCACCCCTGACACGGACAGATGGCAGAGCCTGAGCAAGGTCAGGCCTGACTCAGCATTATTTGTATCCCAACCATTGGGGAAGTTCATCTAAAACAATGTGATGACGATTTTTtggccgggctaccggactcaaaacaccactccctttgttgttgttgttgttgttgttgttgtgtacactagttaaaatcatgagtcaaatattacgacggttggtggtatcGAACCGTTGGcatataccaatatataaatggggcccattacttcgTACGTGTCAAgtgggcgccagggggccccattttttaaatgactactcctccattagttctcgttagatcggaatgcagtatAGTATGAATACTCTCAAAAAATATAATGAGATGCTCTGAGCTGTTTTTTGCAAGGTGGctcgggggcccaccccccatttcctgtaatttctaaattcatgggaacatagtcatgtgacatattgtttcaaaggtaattcaacgtagattacgattatgcctcgcacaatttgatgAGGGGCCCGAGGggcctgcccccccccccccctttttttaggcaatttccattaaagttgatttctcatttgtgagtcaaatattacgacagttggtggtaccaaatcactGACTCATACCAATAAATGAATGGGGctcattactccgtatgtgccatggGGGCACCGGGGGGCCCcacttttcaaatgactactcctacgtctgggctgtaatttgacatggatattctatgagcggatgtcaagagcctttcggagacctttttttacacggtggaactgagtcatttgactgaattctcatgAACGTGGTATGTGCTATTCGGCGTGGAGACGTTccacgggcccggccgtagttcagaCAAACTTGTTAATTAACCTAATGATTTTATAGCCAACTGTGCAAATATTAAAGCTTTTCAGCTGTTCCCACTTAACTTACATTGATTCTATATGTATGTGTTTGTAGCCTGTTCCGACATACGGCTCCGTCCATCATACACCAAGTGGAAGAAGACCACTAGAAAAggtgattatatatatatttaaagtataaatcattttgtgggtgttttgtcacttttcatGCCTATTTTCTCTCCTCTTTTAGAGCTTTTCCACAGGAACGCACACAGACCTGCTGCCCCCCCTACCTCCCTCATCCAGAGTGTCTCACCCTCCAGAGcaacaccaccaccatcatcaccatcaccgcAGCCATTTATCCGTATGTGTGCTGCCTCCTGCCTTGGTATAACTGAACTATGCACATGtcttttgtataattattaacTTCTATTGGGCAACGGTGTTGGTATTCTCACTATACAATTATGAAACTATGTCACTTTacacacaaagtacacacaGACATACTGGCAGCTGTGGTTGCCAGGGCAATTTGGAAAAATGTCTGTAAATCTAAAACCATTTCCAAATTCACTGTAATTTAGTTATGTTGTGTTTAACAATTACatgttaaataaacaacaattaGGTGTAAATTctacagaaaaaatatttgtttattaggaGCATAGTCATAGAAATTCACTGGAAAGGGACTGGACTGtttaaattacacattttaactcatttgagattttttttttttttgttttaaattaaaggtcTATCATAAGTTGTTGGATTAAAACTGTAGTATTAACTTCAAAAATGTAAAgccatttttacatttacaaattatttattttaaatcccACTGCTGCTCAtaaactacattttattttattttattttattttattttattttattttattttattttattttattttattttttatagtgtaACAACACTAATTCTGCTTTATGTGTTTATTATATGTTTTGCTTTCTATGTTTTGTGTCTAATAAATAACTTGATCTATTTGCTGTATTAATACACTTGAAGTTATAAAAAGTACATTTCTGGTTTTCTAACACAAGTATTGCTTGATCATGATTCGGATCTGAATTGTATTAAATTGATAGttttttgtaaaagaaaaagcAAATGCACAGTTGTGTGTAGACATATTATAAGTGGTTGTAATAACAGTcatacttattttattttaatttgactaCATTAAATgctgattattaatatttttctttgattCTTTAAGAGAAAAGTTTTATGAACATAACAATGACTTTATGCATTTCAGCCACCAAAAACAGACTCCAGGGAATCTCAATTGGTTTGGCCACTCGAGGGTGATGCAGATGTAAGTATTAATCAATCAGAGATCAGTGATTATTGACTATGATACAGATCATCAGCTTTTATTGTAaggatgtgtttttgttgtctctcTTCAGGCTGTGTTAACCAGGTTGTGTGGCTGTGATAAACTGCTACAGTCTCTGTCTGTAGAACTGGCTCAGCTCACAATGGAGAAGGTTtgtcaccaaaaacacatgagtTCAACATTATTATGGTGTGATCCAGACAAAAACCTCATTTAAAACCAATCTGGttcattttaaagttgttgGTTTAAATGAAGTGGTCTGGGACTGTTGCAGGACAGTGTGCAGTGTGCATTGGACGTGTCTAGGATGCAACTGGAGGAGTGGAGGAGTCAGGGGCCCCGAGCCCATGATGAAGTCCTGACCCAGAAGGCTTTGCTGCAGGAGGAGCTTGTTACAATCCGGGCAAGGATGTGTGATGTATCTCTGGTGTGTGAGAACACGCCCACACTAATCATGACGCTGAAATCTGTCTATTTTAacataatatgttttttttgtttgttttttactctcTTTCCCTAAAAAGGAAATGGAGCAGGTGTGGAGTCAGTATGAGAGGATGGAGAGTGAGCTGTCGGTCATTCGTTCACACCTTCAGCACATCTGTAACTTTGGAATTCCCCCAGTatatccattattattatttttgacacaGCATAATAATCACGTGTCTCTGATATATCCATTGATAAACACTTTCTATCCAATCAGGAGCAGTCTCTGGCTCAGAGAGAGCTGTGGATGATGGAGGATATCCTTACTGGACTGAAGGTCAACAGGGATCACATCTGCTTTCAGCTGGGACTGCAGAGACATCACAGTGGGTTACGTTATGTTCTATAGTGActagggttggagtcaattacatttttagacTACAATTACGTCTTAAATAATCCATGTTCGATCACAACTCATTTAGGATTACAGCGACATTCCaaatagaattttaattaaaatcattattttcccctgaaagtcgaTATAAATTATGTtctgaattactaaagttcaattacaactagaatatttgcatttcttgaagaaaatgcaagtgaggacgCAGGTGCTCGCCCgcatcgcactgcattagcattaactagcattcgTGTTAACTAGCATTTGCATTACcgtttaataaataagcccataaaacataacctttctcttgtgttagctttctgttagcatcttttatgataacgggtcagtttgacccatgtcttaaatcaactttaaattaaacaaaaaaatataattgatcatctaatttgtttttcatctcttggttacgttgttaggcttcctaatcaataaaaatattggtattaatatttttggtgtgggtgtcggagccatttttctgtcagtatatcccttaattcatttattttattgttttatggtAAAATGAGCCAGAAGGGAATTAACAGGTAaatttgaaacatattttttaattgttaaccATGTGTAAGCCATATAACTCACATGGTTCCAGAGATTTAATAACATTATAAGTGACAGTTTTTAATAGAATGtttatgacaattacaattacaaagtaatttaTCAACAGCAGCATGTTTTTCCAATTATGattagttataattgtaataatttacacaattacaattagaattgaccccaaccctgatagtGACACATGTTGACTATGGtgaccattttctgtctctttgTCAGTTTTTCAGTCTCCACATCCTGGGTCTCCAGGTTCACCAACAGAGAGGCTACAGAGTGGACTGACAATGGTAACAAACGACCACGTCAGTCTGTGTCTATAGAATGTTCATCGTTTAATTTTGTTCATATGATTTCTTCAGGATTTAGATCAAGCCCCACCAGTCCGCCCACCGTTACCTCAGGAGCTGCAGGAAGTCCACCAAAGCAGGGACCAAGACTCTGTCCAGACTGAATCACCCTCTGATGtagttattatgattattatcaacACTGAACTTTGAAGTTTTGACCATATACTTACGTTTATGTCTCATTATTCTTGTCTTTTAGGTATACTACAGCCACACTGTTGATCCGGTGCACACACGAGAGAAGAGCCAGCCTGACCTCCTTAATGTGAATCCACAGAGAGATGCATCTGGTTGGAGCAAATCTTTCCATCATGCATGACATGAATAGACTGAAATTATactacatttatgtatttatttatttttccaagtaTTTTTATTGGGTTTCATATATATTCTTACATATATTCTTCTAAAGGTAtacaacacatttttgttatttttcaaacacacaaaatatacacagaaatatGTAAATTTAGATAAACAAAGGCATTACAGTGTGTTCCAAGTTGGTCAGTACAACCCATTAATGTCCACAATGTTACACAAACTGTCAAATATACATTAGTCTTCCAAAGATTATATATTATTGACTAAGGAGAGAAAATGGCCCCAAGTCTTATTAAAATTGTCTGAACAACCTCTTAAACTGAACTTAATTATCTCTAAGTAAATGAAAGCCATGCTACAATTTGCTGTGGATGTATTTGTGAGATCTGCCTAAACTATGTGCCAGTTTCTTGtgatttgaacctttttttttgtctctatcCTTGTTTCATCTTCAGAATCACAGTCTGTTTCTAAGTGGACCCCACAGGACACAACCACCTATTCCACCAAGGTTTGTCCTCATAACGTTCCGTGTGATAGACTGATCCAAAATGCTCCAAATATAGAAGCCTTCAAAGCTGATTTTTCCCACTTTGCAATCACAGCCAAATTCCAATTCTCTGATTCTTTCATCCTCCTTGCAATTAGGGCATGTTGCAGTGTCATTTACAGCCATGAGGGGGAAGCAGAAGCTCATGTCTCCTCACTGTTCCTCAGTgtcactccaaacacacacgcacacacacacaaccccccCTCATTCTCCTCTGAATGCATAaatgcacacacagacatataagTCAAAGCATGCCAGCTGTCCTACGTGTTCATTTACACACTGCTGCATAGATGCAACTACAAAGCCACAGTTTCATCAGTCAGGAGgcttcattttgttttgctaTGCAAACATTTGCTTGGTCCTTGAATGTGGCTAAAGTAGTGTTGTAAAACTCGAGACCGGTCATAGATTtcaaaggtcttggtcttgtcttggacttgAAAGCTTCTTTATTCGATCCCGTCTCGGTCTCGGAGTGCCCGAACTCAGGATTTTTTTGTCAAGACCAGCGTTTATTtatgctattcttcaactttacTAATGTGAGGAGAAGAACTTGGCTTCTTTGATTCATGCGTAACCTTTTTTTtggtctgtcaaatgtattataaagaaactaaaactaaagagaggtTCTTGAACTCTTCAACCTTGTGGTGGtttttgaaattgatttttatggccttggtcttgtcttggtcttggtcttgtcttggtctggACTTCCAAAAGTCTTtatcttgtcttggtctcgggcGAGTCTTGGTCAATGGTGGTTGGTTAA from Gouania willdenowi chromosome 19, fGouWil2.1, whole genome shotgun sequence includes the following:
- the plekha4 gene encoding pleckstrin homology domain-containing family A member 4 isoform X3 produces the protein MDAEAGVRRARIIRMEDQDRVSQASSVATISYFPVNKQSDGKLQTFGKRCQSAKRDPNCPVIIRGWLNKKDSAGLKLWKRRWFVLSNYCLFYYKDSREESVMGSIPLPSYKILFCTPRECRNRKFTFKVVHQGMRSYFFSADTQEDMLGWVRALSQCAAMELDSALNRRCSSYQDFTHLGDSSESVDFPKSPSDEAGLSQRRRNVSRTVSEPNQLSGGRMGIMQKERRSVRQRNSSPSNITPSPSGSGAPVKNPPLDKDVLVPGSLVSRGQLGSRSHTPVGRVDIRPNDEPLMLGQTLYFAPASPQLEFKSTPTTPDTDRWQSLSKPVPTYGSVHHTPSGRRPLEKSFSTGTHTDLLPPLPPSSRVSHPPEQHHHHHHHHRSHLSPPKTDSRESQLVWPLEGDADAVLTRLCGCDKLLQSLSVELAQLTMEKDSVQCALDVSRMQLEEWRSQGPRAHDEVLTQKALLQEELVTIRARMCDVSLEMEQVWSQYERMESELSVIRSHLQHICNFGIPPEQSLAQRELWMMEDILTGLKVNRDHICFQLGLQRHHIFQSPHPGSPGSPTERLQSGLTMDLDQAPPVRPPLPQELQEVHQSRDQDSVQTESPSDVYYSHTVDPVHTREKSQPDLLNVNPQRDASESQSVSKWTPQDTTTYSTKKIKIKMSEEEQIERMKRNQERMMKKKPPTSSQSAQAPSSSSEAGEEGAFPLRVTRVVTAMLPSSLVARRVSVEAPPAELDTPLPEQVPAEVQQKKAEQRSKMLNKPSRLLYLDRNDHSPSAVEKNEDYLNKMNKRQQGAFRNFKREHWLEGTPQTKDVPSSQQEEKESENLDNKAEEESLAHVARDTSADICLTPEQREAKLRRVERIRERVIQSAVNDNATKLGKIENRGRKMEVSKLLKNHRSPTGHETRDDCGSRRNNSKSSAQLKCSNRTDECEDGEHQHANKSKSQVKPESRWPHSGRPGFAKTKLRRPGSPYHISSMTVYQQEGGKGFVELAEDKRKKLEEQINGEDENDFNTFDQRAKWYLSTNQWQGFIPLQIPGIETLCEEDAADVENQAVCSDDITDSNGFSSAVSESLEKMKENHSLFYKIACDISISDSDLPKTDGNAQPSSRPEEEEDIMQQDSKDIQENASIKTSEHTPMEKSDDSIIPTNEYKDEQITQGSQSPNSLPDRIQDSNASRRDKPSLTQEVVNVPIDPESSQPLKRCTSLSKDNSEISQKQYNKHDDDVSDSAQEGRKVIRSASFGKARVTVLRTSL